A genomic stretch from Coregonus clupeaformis isolate EN_2021a chromosome 23, ASM2061545v1, whole genome shotgun sequence includes:
- the ska3 gene encoding spindle and kinetochore-associated protein 3, with the protein MDLSARFFTKLRNLAVNLETETASLQQAHQNYDDEDHSTEGAVRVLHELHSEVRGLKGQVKEQLVRQQAGENEVRSFIKTCMVLKQRTTEDIQRLRRHYEKYGYRAPKNTQEQSEPNIQEAEASEKEDEDETEGGQEDQEEGEGYLPSVTPLKMPPPPFIDPMRTPQLSDFGLSEIHLKRVLGGTVFSSAEAPTLPPPSLVLAMQPPMPKTPKCTLRMDEDDDLLTPRMVDFGLTEQTMCLNNDFTMDLQRKKPSKPLSSAVSSGLGAMSQRPAHVLSTPTSNSMMYSLATMESPEPPVFCTPGLKITKSQRHALSPPLQGEIDPESPCRLGNRQATPEVPAFETPYINRLLSTRKGERDIQADEDQDHSELPTSIRGSNQAWSYNVSEISIIGCTEDKPTPEMPSLESFLGNSLPCRGGGGTSGEQNMGAGEPSLSVLDQDGPTQTFNLGTPRVRGDYPDPSTPEMPDLSSVTQDIFKLISQSKKLPTAVVQPHLKPSTLHTATGKENRAQSLAVVSEREFLSLPSYLRQIPLSSLNQAIQKINGAKEEQGHSGDAGPGWFLMEELKRITGVGTKAPMYFLCLTELKRLEHVQGVGTSAMYKVLSKTRT; encoded by the exons ATGGACTTGTCGGCACGTTTTTTCACAAAGTTGCGAAACCTAGCCGTGAATTTGGAGACCGAAACTGCCAGTCTTCAGCAGGCACACCAGAACTACGACGATGAAG ATCATAGCACTGAGGGTGCGGTGCGAGTTCTGCATGAGCTGCACTCGGAGGTCAGGGGACTCAAG GGCCAGGTGAAGGAGCAGCTGGTGCGCCAGCAGGCAGGGGAGAATGAGGTGAGGAGCTTCATAAAGACGTGTATGGTGTTGAagcagaggaccacagaggacaTCCAGAGACTGAGGAGACACTATGAAAAATACGGCTACAGAGCGCCTAAGAACACACAAGAACAGTCAG AGCCGAACATCCAGGAGGCAGAAGCGTCAGAGAAAGAGGACGAGGATGAGAccgagggaggacaggaggaccaggaggaaggagagggatacCTCCCCTCAGTGACCCCTCTGAAGATGCCCCCTCCGCCCTTCATTGACCCCATGCGCACCCCCCAGCTCTCTGACTTTGGTCTGTCGGAGATCCACCTGAAGAGGGTGTTGGGTGGCACAGTGTTTTCCAGCGCTGAGGCCCCCACGCTCCCTCCGCCGTCTCTAGTCCTGGCCATGCAGCCACCCATGCCCAAAACGCCCAAGTGCACTTTGCGTATGGACGAAGACGACGACCTCCTGACCCCCCGCATGGTCGACTTTGGCCTCACGGAACAAACCATGTGTCTCAACAACGACTTCACTATGGACCTGCAGCGCAAGAAGCCCTCAAAGCCTCTCAG CTCAGCAGTGTCCTCTGGCTTGGGAGCAATGTCACAGAGACCGGCACATGTCCTCTCGACCCCAACATCAAACTCCATGATGTACAGCCTGGCTACCATGGAGTCCCCCGAGCCGCCTGTGTTTTGCACCCCAGGTCTGAAGATCACAAAGTCACAGCGACACGCTCTGTCCCCTCCTCTGCAGGGAGAGATTGACCCAGAGTCCCCCTGTCGCCTTGGCAACCGCCAAGCCACCCCTGAGGTCCCAGCATTTGAGACACCATACATCAACAGACTCCTTAGCACCAGAAAG ggtgagagagacatacaggcaGATGAAGACCAAGATCACTCAGAACTTCCAACCTCCATTAGAGGCTCCAATCAAGCCTGGTCATATAATGTGTCAGAGATCTCAATCATTGGATGTACAGAGGACAAACCTACACCAGAGATGCCAAGCCTAGAGTCCTTTCTGGGCAACTCTCTACCCTGT AGGGGTGGTGGTGGAACCAGTGGGGAGCAGAATATGGGGGCAGGagagccctctctctctgtcctggatCAGGATGGTCCCACCCAAACATTCAATCTGGGGACCCCACGGGTCAGAGGGGACTACCCCGATCCATCCACCCCCGAGATGCCGGACCTAAGCTCTGTCACACAGGACATCTTTAAG CTCATTTCCCAGAGCAAGAAGCTCCCCACAGCAGTAGTTCAGCCACACCTCAAGCCTTCAACCCTCCACACTGCAACAGGGAAGGAGAACAG GGCTCAGAGTCTGGCTGTGGTGTCAGAGAGGGAGTTCCTGAGTCTTCCAAGCTACCTGAGACAGATTCCTCTGTCCAGCCTCAACCAGGCCATTCAGAAGATCAACGGTGCCAAAGAGGAGCAAGGCCACA GTGGTGATGCAGGCCCTGGATGGTTTCTGATGGAGGAGCTGAAGAGGATCACAGGGGTGGGCACCAAGGCCCCCATGTACTTCCTGTGTCTGACTGAGCTAAAGAGGCTGGAGCATGTGCAGGGAGTAGGAACCAGCGCTATGTACAAGGTCCTGTCAAAGACACGTACCTGA